A window of Candidatus Abyssobacteria bacterium SURF_5 genomic DNA:
ATGATGGGGCAATGCTTTTGCGACCACACCATACGAAAAAGCCCGGATAAGGGAAGGGATGTTCTTTCGAGGTTCGAGCGTTCCGACCGAGAGCAGAAACAGTTGCGGAAGCGCGTATTTGTCTCTCACGGCGGCGCGTCTCTCTTCATCGGTGACCTTGAAAAACGTTACCGGGTCCACGCCCAGATGCACGGTCTTCACGCTGCCATTTTTCGTTTTCACTCGCTCGAGCAAATCCTTCCTGGTGGAGAGCGAGTCAACGATTATCGCGTCGCAGTGGGCGATGCTCCTTGGGATCATGTATTTGTAGTAGTGCCGGTGCACCCGTGAAAATGTTTCCGGGAACAGGGAATAACATAGATCGTGAACGGTCAAGACAGAGGGCAGATCCAGGCGCAGCGACGCGATGAAAGCAGGGAAATGAATGATATCAGGATTGAATTTGCGAACCAGACGCGGCAAAGCGAGTTGTTTCCAGGCGACCTGCCAGCCCTGATTGAATATGCGCACCTGCTCGACGTGGAAATTTGGGTAATGGAACATTGCCGGCCGCTCGAGGTGGCGCTGATATCCGGACGGACAGAATAGCACATATTGGTTTTCCGAGTCGGCCCGCCCGAGAAATTCAATAAGTTTCTGGGTATAATATCCCGTTCCGCTACGATTGATTATTGGGGTGGCATCTATGGCAATCCGCATATCAATCGCGCCTCGCAGCCCGCCTGAATCCTTCTTTGAGCACTCTGTTCAGGCCCTGTTCTCTTGCATACAGCAGGATTCGCCTCACGTTGTACGCCAATGCTTGCTTATATCGAAGCGGGAAAGGATCTGCATCCAAAAATCCATGAGAGGTCTCCCTCGTAACGAAGGGCTCGCTGGCGGCGTTCTCCCGAATAAACCGTGCGATATCCTCGGCTGCGGAGCTCGGATCATGATGCATGAGAATGAACTCGCGTGCGGCATCACCCATAGCTTTTTTACGGCGTTCATCAGTTGCCATTTCGAGGAGTCCGCCGGCCAAATCATCGCTCTCATGAGCCCCCAAGTCTATCTTGATGCAAGCATCGTCGGGAAA
This region includes:
- a CDS encoding glycosyltransferase family 1 protein, whose translation is MRIAIDATPIINRSGTGYYTQKLIEFLGRADSENQYVLFCPSGYQRHLERPAMFHYPNFHVEQVRIFNQGWQVAWKQLALPRLVRKFNPDIIHFPAFIASLRLDLPSVLTVHDLCYSLFPETFSRVHRHYYKYMIPRSIAHCDAIIVDSLSTRKDLLERVKTKNGSVKTVHLGVDPVTFFKVTDEERRAAVRDKYALPQLFLLSVGTLEPRKNIPSLIRAFSYGVVAKALPHHLVVTGRRGWLFDEIFREVGLLNLSGRIHFPGYVDQADLPALYSMAQALVYPSLYEGFGLPCLEAMSCGTPVIASGVSSLPEIVAQNALKVDPLSVDSIAEALNKICVDSDLREQLSEAGIRHASRFSWLTTAKKTLEVYADTRNQAS